A genomic window from Streptomyces sp. NBC_00234 includes:
- a CDS encoding VWA domain-containing protein: MTGSPAAPGPAISLRKVEETAPALVGPYKSARVSLEKHGMTGLRAAVYLVLDYSGSMKDYYKDGSVQALADRVLGLSAHLDDDGRVPVVFFSTDIDAVTDIALDDHRGRIDRIVAGLGHMGKTSYHLAMDAVIDHYLDSGSTAPALVVFQTDGGPISKHAAERYLCKAAKLPLFWQFVGFGNKRSSQFDFLHKLDDLAVPAKRPLDNAGFFHAGAEPRQVPDAELYDRLVAEFPHWLAAATAQEIVR; this comes from the coding sequence ATGACCGGCTCGCCCGCGGCCCCAGGCCCGGCCATCAGCCTCCGCAAGGTCGAGGAGACGGCGCCCGCGCTCGTCGGCCCGTACAAGAGCGCCAGGGTCTCCCTGGAGAAGCACGGGATGACGGGCCTGCGCGCAGCGGTCTATCTGGTCCTCGACTACTCCGGTTCGATGAAGGACTACTACAAGGACGGCAGCGTCCAGGCGCTGGCCGACCGGGTGCTGGGCCTGTCGGCCCACCTCGACGACGACGGCCGCGTCCCCGTCGTGTTCTTCTCCACGGACATCGACGCGGTCACGGACATCGCGCTGGACGATCACCGCGGGCGGATCGACAGGATCGTGGCGGGCCTCGGGCACATGGGGAAGACCAGCTACCACCTGGCCATGGACGCCGTCATCGACCACTACCTCGACAGCGGCTCGACGGCGCCCGCGCTCGTCGTGTTCCAGACGGACGGCGGCCCGATCAGCAAGCACGCGGCGGAACGCTATCTGTGCAAGGCCGCGAAGCTGCCGCTGTTCTGGCAGTTCGTCGGCTTCGGCAACAAGCGGAGCTCGCAGTTCGACTTCCTGCACAAGCTCGACGACCTGGCCGTACCCGCCAAGCGTCCCCTCGACAACGCCGGCTTCTTCCACGCCGGTGCCGAGCCCCGGCAGGTTCCCGACGCCGAGCTGTACGACCGGCTGGTCGCCGAGTTCCCGCACTGGCTGGCGGCTGCCACGGCGCAGGAGATCGTCCGATGA